One genomic segment of Streptomyces sp. TLI_146 includes these proteins:
- a CDS encoding NADPH-dependent FMN reductase translates to MDITTAPVAEPTAASTAPLRLAVIIGSNREGRFGPVVGKWVLDRLGERDDFEVDVIDLADIALPTSISYDPAPPVKAVLDTLTPRLAGADAFLVLTPEYNHSFPASIKNLIDWHYVEWQAKPVGLVSYGGISGGLRAVEHLRQIFAELHAVTVRDTVSFHQARGLFESDGELREPTEPEAAVKRLLDQLGWWGRTLRDAKATRPYAA, encoded by the coding sequence ATGGACATCACCACCGCTCCCGTCGCGGAGCCCACCGCCGCCTCCACCGCCCCGCTCCGCCTCGCCGTGATCATCGGCTCCAACCGCGAGGGCCGCTTCGGCCCGGTCGTCGGGAAGTGGGTGCTCGACCGGCTGGGCGAGCGCGACGACTTCGAGGTCGACGTGATCGACCTGGCCGACATCGCCCTGCCGACCTCGATCTCGTACGACCCGGCGCCGCCGGTCAAGGCGGTCCTCGACACCCTCACGCCCAGGCTCGCCGGCGCCGACGCCTTCCTCGTCCTGACCCCCGAGTACAACCACTCCTTCCCGGCGTCGATCAAGAACCTCATCGACTGGCACTACGTCGAGTGGCAGGCCAAACCGGTCGGCCTCGTCTCGTACGGCGGGATCTCGGGGGGCCTGCGGGCCGTCGAGCACCTGCGCCAGATCTTCGCCGAGCTGCACGCGGTCACGGTCCGGGACACGGTCAGCTTCCACCAGGCCCGCGGCCTCTTCGAGTCGGACGGCGAACTGCGCGAGCCCACCGAGCCGGAGGCTGCCGTCAAGCGGCTCCTCGACCAGCTCGGCTGGTGGGGGCGGACGCTGCGGGACGCCAAGGCGACCCGCCCGTACGCCGCTTGA
- a CDS encoding aminotransferase class IV, producing MTTPYAEINGRPADAENLRIPALTGGYGHFTAMQVRGGRVRGLALHLARLDAATRELFGPGLDGERVRALIRQALAAVGAEDAAVRVYVYGPEEDPTVMVTVRPPMDMSPEPQHLLSVPYERPVAHLKHLGGFGQAYYRRVAARAGFTEALLTGPGGEIAEGAITNIAFWDGGSVVWPDRPALLGTTMALVESRLPGYGTATVRRPVTLDGLGAYRAAFVTNSQGIAPVARIDDTAFTVDAELMETVWRLYAEVHWDAV from the coding sequence ATGACGACTCCCTATGCCGAGATCAACGGCCGCCCCGCCGACGCGGAGAATCTCCGCATCCCCGCTCTGACCGGCGGATACGGCCATTTCACCGCGATGCAGGTGCGCGGCGGCCGGGTGCGCGGGCTCGCCCTGCACCTGGCTCGGCTCGACGCGGCGACCCGCGAGCTCTTCGGCCCCGGCCTCGACGGCGAGCGGGTCCGCGCGCTGATCCGGCAGGCTCTGGCGGCGGTCGGCGCCGAGGACGCGGCGGTACGCGTCTATGTGTACGGGCCGGAGGAGGACCCGACCGTGATGGTGACCGTACGGCCGCCGATGGACATGTCGCCGGAGCCGCAGCACCTGCTCTCCGTGCCGTACGAGCGGCCGGTCGCCCACCTCAAGCACCTCGGCGGCTTCGGCCAGGCCTACTACCGCCGGGTCGCCGCCCGCGCGGGCTTCACGGAGGCGCTCCTCACCGGCCCCGGCGGGGAGATCGCCGAGGGGGCGATCACCAACATCGCGTTCTGGGACGGCGGTTCGGTGGTGTGGCCCGACCGCCCGGCGCTGCTCGGCACGACCATGGCGCTGGTGGAGTCCCGGCTGCCGGGGTACGGCACGGCCACGGTCCGCCGCCCGGTCACCCTGGACGGTCTCGGCGCGTACCGGGCGGCCTTCGTCACCAACTCGCAGGGCATCGCGCCGGTGGCCCGGATCGACGACACCGCCTTCACCGTGGACGCCGAGCTGATGGAGACGGTCTGGCGGCTGTACGCGGAGGTGCACTGGGACGCGGTCTGA
- a CDS encoding class F sortase has protein sequence MSARSAQSLRDAQAARRRNGWLLCIAACVGVWLLRQGMETTEPPQPSRAQSFTSTETFTGAASSAPAPPHARGGEARAGAALPPAEPVRVRIPAIRVDAPVMRLGLARDGSLEVPPPDRSGSAGWYKDGAAPGADGTAVLAGHVDDARGPAVFYALGALKKGGRIEVARADRRTAVFTVDAVEVYPNDAFPDRRVYGPAGRAELRVITCGGGFSEKSGYRGNVVVFAHLTGTA, from the coding sequence TTGTCGGCGCGCTCCGCCCAGTCGCTGCGGGACGCCCAGGCCGCCCGGCGGCGCAACGGCTGGCTGCTGTGCATCGCCGCGTGCGTCGGGGTGTGGCTGCTGCGGCAGGGCATGGAGACGACCGAGCCGCCGCAGCCGTCGCGGGCCCAGTCGTTCACGAGCACGGAGACGTTCACGGGCGCGGCGAGCAGCGCCCCCGCCCCGCCCCACGCGCGCGGGGGTGAAGCCCGCGCGGGCGCGGCCCTGCCACCCGCCGAGCCCGTACGCGTCCGGATCCCGGCGATCCGGGTGGACGCGCCGGTGATGCGGCTCGGCCTGGCCCGGGACGGCAGCCTGGAGGTGCCGCCGCCGGACCGCAGCGGATCCGCCGGGTGGTACAAGGACGGCGCCGCGCCGGGTGCCGACGGCACGGCCGTGCTGGCCGGGCACGTCGACGACGCGCGCGGACCCGCCGTCTTCTACGCGCTGGGCGCCCTGAAGAAGGGCGGCCGCATCGAGGTGGCCCGCGCGGACCGGCGCACGGCCGTCTTCACCGTCGACGCGGTCGAGGTGTACCCGAACGACGCCTTCCCCGACCGGCGTGTGTACGGCCCGGCCGGCCGCGCCGAGCTGCGTGTGATCACCTGCGGCGGCGGCTTCAGCGAGAAGTCCGGCTACCGGGGGAACGTGGTGGTCTTCGCCCACCTGACCGGCACGGCGTAA
- the nirB gene encoding nitrite reductase large subunit NirB: MTAPAPSAAPRTIVVVGHGMVGQRFLEALAERGVTDHARVVVLGEEPRPAYDRVHLTSYFTGTTPDELSMVEDGFIEKYGIELHLGDAARSVDRAARTVTAHSGRVFAYDVLVLATGSYPFVPPVPGKDLAGCFVYRTIEDLLAIEEYARTATTGAVVGGGLLGLEAAGALQGLGLTTHIVEFAPRLMPAQVDAGGGAALLRTIENMGLSVHTGVGTQEITGERAVDGMLLSDGSRLDTDLVVFSAGVRPRDQLARDCGLAVGERGGIVVDERCRTSDPAVYAIGECALACDGKVYGLVAPGYEMAVAVADALASGDEEPRKSFTGADMSTKLKLLGVDVASFGDAHGSAEGSLDVVYTDARSGIYKKLVVAPDGTLLGGVLVGDAEMYGTLRPLTGHIPPIPAEQLVLPAGLGAPVALGPEALPDDAVICSCHNVTKGAITPLGSLPEVKKCTRAGTGCGSCLKTLEKLLPKTGDGGLCDCFAQTRQELYEIALALRVRSYQQLLDEHGRPAARGGDGCEICKPAVASILASLGGGHILDGEQAALQDTNDHFLANIQRNGSYSIVPRIPGGEITPDKLIVIGEVARDYGLYTKITGGQRIDLFGARVDQLPVIWARLVAAGFESGHAYGKSLRTVKSCVGQTWCRYGVQDSVKMAIDLELRYRGLRSPHKLKAAVSGCARECAEAQSKDFGVIATANGWNLYVGGNGGATPRHADLLAQDLTDDELVRLIDRFLMFYIRTADRLERTSVWLERIEGGLKHVKDVVVDDSLGICDELEALMATHVSAYRDEWAETVEDPERLARFVSFVNAPGTPDPTVRFVPERGQIKPELPVLALEVAAR, from the coding sequence ATGACTGCACCCGCGCCCTCGGCCGCACCCCGCACGATCGTCGTGGTCGGCCACGGCATGGTCGGCCAGCGATTCCTGGAGGCCCTGGCCGAGAGGGGAGTCACCGACCACGCCCGCGTGGTGGTGCTCGGCGAGGAGCCCCGGCCCGCCTACGACCGGGTCCACCTCACCTCGTACTTCACCGGCACCACCCCCGACGAACTCTCCATGGTGGAGGACGGGTTCATCGAGAAGTACGGCATCGAGCTGCACCTCGGTGACGCCGCGCGGAGCGTGGACCGGGCCGCCCGCACGGTCACCGCGCACTCCGGGCGGGTCTTCGCGTACGACGTCCTGGTGCTCGCCACCGGCTCGTACCCCTTCGTGCCGCCGGTGCCCGGCAAGGACCTGGCGGGCTGTTTCGTCTACCGGACCATCGAGGACCTGCTCGCCATCGAGGAGTACGCGCGCACCGCCACCACCGGCGCGGTGGTCGGCGGCGGGCTGCTCGGCCTGGAGGCGGCGGGCGCGCTCCAGGGGCTCGGACTGACCACGCACATCGTGGAGTTCGCGCCCCGGCTGATGCCCGCCCAGGTCGACGCCGGCGGCGGCGCGGCCCTGCTGCGCACCATCGAGAACATGGGCCTGTCGGTCCACACCGGCGTCGGCACCCAGGAGATCACCGGCGAGCGGGCCGTGGACGGCATGCTGCTGTCCGACGGCTCCCGGCTCGACACCGACCTCGTCGTCTTCTCGGCCGGGGTGCGCCCGCGCGACCAACTGGCCCGCGACTGCGGCCTCGCCGTCGGCGAGCGCGGCGGCATCGTGGTCGACGAGCGGTGCCGCACCTCCGACCCGGCCGTCTACGCGATCGGCGAGTGCGCGCTGGCCTGCGACGGAAAGGTGTACGGCCTGGTCGCGCCCGGATACGAGATGGCGGTGGCGGTCGCCGACGCCCTCGCGAGCGGCGACGAGGAGCCGAGGAAGTCCTTCACCGGCGCCGACATGTCCACCAAGCTGAAGCTGCTCGGCGTGGACGTCGCCTCCTTCGGGGACGCACACGGCAGTGCCGAAGGCAGCCTCGACGTCGTCTACACGGACGCGCGCTCGGGCATCTACAAGAAGCTGGTCGTCGCCCCCGACGGCACCCTGCTCGGCGGGGTCCTGGTGGGCGACGCCGAGATGTACGGCACGCTGCGCCCGCTCACCGGCCACATCCCGCCGATCCCGGCCGAGCAGCTGGTGCTGCCCGCCGGCCTCGGCGCTCCCGTGGCGCTGGGCCCGGAGGCGCTGCCCGACGACGCGGTGATCTGCTCCTGCCACAACGTCACCAAGGGCGCGATCACCCCGCTGGGCTCGCTGCCCGAGGTCAAGAAGTGCACCAGGGCCGGTACGGGCTGCGGCAGTTGCCTCAAGACCCTCGAGAAACTGCTGCCGAAGACCGGCGACGGCGGTCTGTGCGACTGCTTCGCCCAGACCCGCCAGGAGCTGTACGAGATCGCGCTCGCGCTGCGGGTCCGCTCGTACCAGCAGCTCCTGGACGAGCACGGGCGCCCGGCCGCGCGCGGCGGCGACGGCTGCGAGATCTGCAAGCCCGCCGTCGCCTCCATCCTGGCGAGCCTCGGCGGCGGCCACATCCTCGACGGCGAGCAGGCGGCGCTCCAGGACACCAACGACCACTTCCTCGCCAACATCCAGCGCAACGGCTCGTACTCGATCGTGCCGCGCATCCCCGGCGGCGAGATCACCCCGGACAAGCTGATCGTCATCGGCGAGGTGGCCCGCGACTACGGCCTCTACACGAAGATCACCGGCGGCCAGCGCATCGACCTCTTCGGCGCGCGGGTCGACCAGCTCCCGGTGATCTGGGCGCGGCTGGTCGCCGCCGGGTTCGAGTCGGGCCACGCGTACGGCAAGTCGCTGCGCACGGTGAAGTCCTGTGTGGGGCAGACCTGGTGCCGCTACGGAGTGCAGGACTCGGTCAAGATGGCGATCGACCTGGAGCTGCGCTACCGGGGCCTGCGCTCCCCGCACAAGCTGAAGGCGGCGGTCTCGGGGTGCGCCCGCGAGTGCGCGGAGGCCCAGTCCAAGGACTTCGGCGTGATCGCCACGGCCAACGGCTGGAACCTGTACGTGGGCGGCAACGGCGGGGCGACCCCGCGCCACGCGGATCTGCTGGCCCAGGACCTGACAGATGACGAACTTGTCCGTCTGATCGACCGATTCCTCATGTTCTACATCCGCACCGCCGACCGCCTGGAGCGCACCTCGGTGTGGCTGGAGCGGATCGAGGGCGGCCTCAAGCACGTCAAGGACGTGGTGGTCGACGACTCGCTCGGCATCTGCGACGAGCTGGAGGCGCTGATGGCCACCCATGTCTCGGCGTACCGCGACGAGTGGGCCGAGACGGTCGAGGACCCCGAGCGCCTCGCCCGGTTCGTCTCCTTCGTCAACGCGCCCGGCACGCCCGACCCCACGGTGCGGTTCGTGCCGGAGCGCGGCCAGATCAAGCCCGAACTGCCCGTCCTGGCCCTGGAGGTGGCCGCGCGATGA
- the nirD gene encoding nitrite reductase small subunit NirD, producing the protein MKNGTMPTTYDATADDATVHGAPASDSIRLLLEDGWFEVCERARLIPGRGVAALLPDGRQAAVFTDRTGRAYAIDNRDPFTGAYVMSRGLLGSAHGRAFVASPLLKQRFDLETGECLDDEEVSIQAYLTDRSS; encoded by the coding sequence ATGAAGAACGGCACGATGCCCACGACGTACGACGCGACGGCCGACGACGCCACGGTGCACGGCGCCCCGGCGAGCGACAGCATCCGGCTCCTGCTGGAGGACGGCTGGTTCGAGGTGTGCGAGCGCGCGCGGCTCATACCGGGTCGCGGGGTCGCCGCGCTGCTGCCCGACGGCCGCCAGGCGGCGGTCTTCACCGACCGCACCGGGCGCGCGTACGCGATCGACAACCGCGACCCGTTCACCGGCGCGTACGTCATGTCGCGCGGGCTGCTCGGCTCGGCGCACGGCCGGGCCTTCGTGGCCTCCCCGCTGCTGAAGCAGCGCTTCGACCTGGAGACGGGCGAGTGCCTGGACGACGAAGAGGTCTCCATCCAGGCGTACTTGACCGATCGTTCCAGTTAG
- a CDS encoding TetR/AcrR family transcriptional regulator: protein MARTKEFDPDAALQSALRLFWERGYEATSMADLVEHLGIGRASIYATFGNKHELYLKALDRYGEAHSAILFRELCGPGPALPAVRAVVHRFAAESTAEKTRLNGCFVTNTAAEVGAHDTAAARRVEHAWEQLETLLHAALERARAQGELPPERDPRSLARLFLALMQGMRVMGKVSDDPARVREAAEAALTLLD from the coding sequence GTGGCCAGGACCAAGGAATTCGATCCGGACGCCGCGCTCCAGTCGGCCCTGAGGCTGTTCTGGGAGCGCGGCTACGAGGCGACGTCGATGGCGGACCTCGTCGAGCACCTCGGCATCGGCCGCGCCAGCATCTACGCGACCTTCGGCAACAAGCACGAGCTGTATCTGAAGGCGCTCGACCGGTACGGCGAGGCGCACAGCGCGATCCTGTTCCGCGAGCTGTGCGGGCCCGGCCCCGCGCTGCCCGCGGTGCGCGCGGTGGTCCACCGCTTCGCCGCCGAGTCGACGGCCGAGAAAACCCGCCTGAACGGCTGTTTCGTCACCAATACCGCCGCCGAGGTGGGTGCGCACGACACGGCTGCGGCCCGCCGGGTCGAGCACGCCTGGGAGCAGCTGGAGACGCTGCTGCACGCCGCGCTCGAACGGGCCCGGGCCCAGGGGGAACTGCCGCCGGAGCGCGATCCGCGCTCGCTGGCCCGGCTGTTCCTGGCGCTCATGCAGGGCATGCGGGTGATGGGCAAGGTGTCCGACGACCCGGCCCGGGTGCGGGAGGCGGCCGAGGCCGCGCTGACACTGTTGGACTGA
- a CDS encoding SDR family NAD(P)-dependent oxidoreductase yields MPARFTDKTVLVTGAGSGIGRAIALAFAAEGARVAVAGRTAASLEGTVALIEEAGGVAAAFTADVSRAEDVRALVASAVARFGSLDVAVNNAGVLRGQGGAGLADLAAEDWQAMLDTNLTGVFLALRAEVAQMRTQEHGGAIVNIGSNLGAHKRIPGAAGYLTTKAAVSALTRAAALDHIQDGIRINAVSPGASATTMSLRAGETEADREVRMKAESPLGRVSTTAEIAAAVLYLASDDAASAVGTDLVIDGGAAA; encoded by the coding sequence ATGCCTGCTCGTTTCACCGACAAGACCGTTCTCGTCACCGGCGCCGGATCCGGCATAGGCCGGGCGATCGCACTCGCCTTCGCCGCCGAGGGGGCGCGGGTGGCCGTCGCCGGACGTACCGCCGCCTCGCTGGAGGGGACCGTGGCGCTGATCGAGGAGGCGGGCGGGGTGGCGGCCGCGTTCACGGCCGACGTGTCCCGCGCCGAGGACGTACGTGCCCTGGTGGCGTCCGCCGTCGCCCGGTTCGGCTCCCTGGACGTCGCCGTCAACAACGCCGGGGTGCTGCGCGGCCAGGGCGGCGCGGGCCTCGCCGATCTGGCGGCCGAGGACTGGCAGGCCATGCTCGACACCAACCTCACGGGTGTCTTCCTCGCCCTCCGGGCCGAGGTCGCCCAGATGCGCACCCAGGAGCACGGCGGCGCGATCGTCAACATCGGCTCCAACCTCGGCGCCCACAAGCGGATCCCGGGCGCGGCCGGGTACCTCACCACCAAGGCCGCGGTCTCCGCGCTGACCCGGGCCGCCGCGCTCGACCACATCCAGGACGGCATCCGCATCAACGCGGTCAGCCCCGGCGCCTCCGCCACCACGATGTCGCTGCGCGCGGGCGAGACGGAGGCCGACCGCGAGGTGCGGATGAAGGCGGAATCGCCGCTGGGCCGGGTCTCGACCACCGCCGAGATCGCGGCGGCGGTCCTCTATCTGGCCTCGGACGACGCGGCGTCGGCGGTCGGCACGGACCTGGTGATCGACGGCGGCGCGGCGGCCTGA
- a CDS encoding oxidoreductase produces the protein MTQGWSARDIPDQSGRTAVVTGANSGIGLVTARELARKGAHVILACRSEARGKEAESLINRQVYGADVEFAPLDLADLSSVRAFAESFQPSHLDLLINNAGVMALPYGKTADGFERQFGVNHLGHFALTGLLLPRLRAAPAARVVSVSSGLHALSNIDLTDLNSERRYRRWIAYARSKTANLLFVHELARQLRSAGSNVVAAAAHPGYASTNLQTAGARMEGRRVAERLAELGNRLLAQPAESGALPTLYAATAPAVRPDSFTGPRLQGWRGAPTRSARAKWTLDDVTGERLWVASEELTGVRYGW, from the coding sequence ATGACTCAGGGCTGGAGCGCGAGGGACATCCCCGACCAGAGCGGCCGCACGGCGGTCGTCACCGGAGCGAACAGCGGCATCGGACTCGTCACGGCACGCGAACTCGCCCGCAAGGGCGCGCACGTGATCCTGGCGTGCCGCAGCGAGGCCCGGGGCAAGGAGGCCGAGTCGCTGATCAACCGCCAGGTGTACGGCGCGGACGTGGAGTTCGCGCCGCTGGACCTGGCGGACCTGTCGTCGGTACGCGCCTTCGCGGAATCGTTTCAGCCCAGCCATCTGGACCTGCTGATCAACAACGCGGGAGTGATGGCGCTGCCGTACGGAAAGACGGCGGACGGCTTCGAGCGGCAGTTCGGGGTGAACCACCTGGGCCACTTCGCGCTGACGGGCCTGCTCCTGCCCCGGCTGCGGGCGGCTCCGGCGGCACGGGTGGTGTCGGTCTCCAGCGGGCTGCACGCGCTCTCGAACATCGACCTCACGGACCTCAACAGCGAGCGCCGCTACCGCCGTTGGATCGCGTACGCCCGCTCCAAGACGGCCAACCTCCTCTTCGTCCACGAGTTGGCCCGCCAGTTGCGCTCGGCGGGTTCGAACGTGGTGGCCGCCGCCGCGCACCCCGGCTACGCCTCGACCAACCTCCAGACGGCAGGCGCCCGCATGGAGGGCCGCCGGGTCGCCGAACGCCTGGCAGAACTGGGCAACCGCCTCCTGGCCCAGCCGGCCGAGTCCGGCGCGCTCCCCACCCTGTACGCCGCCACGGCCCCCGCGGTCCGCCCCGACTCCTTCACGGGCCCCCGCCTCCAGGGCTGGCGAGGCGCCCCCACGCGATCGGCCCGGGCGAAGTGGACGCTGGACGATGTGACGGGGGAACGTCTGTGGGTGGCTTCGGAGGAGCTGACGGGGGTGCGGTACGGGTGGTGA
- a CDS encoding APC family permease, with amino-acid sequence MLIKPIPRAPEPPADEPPRAAGATGTPDPHRLTTPQGLAALSLDAMASVAYGPEAIVLVLAAAGSYGLGFTLPVTLAIAALLAVLVASYRQVIAAFPNGGGSYAVARAHLGPRTGLVAAASLILDYVLNVAVSVTAGVAALTSAFPGLYDDRLLICLGVLVLVTAVNLRGIVESAKAFLVPTVVFVGSILAIVVAGLLRDGPVSTEAADGHASVLTGNATSVGALLLLKAFASGCSALTGVEAVANAVPSFRAPAAKRAQRTEVALGALLGVMLIGLSVLIGRFHLQPVDGVTVLAQLADASLGHNWAFYVVQFATVVLLALAANTSFGGLPVLMSLLARDNYLPHVFGLKADRQVHRHGVLALATVSGALLVFSGGDTNTLVPLFAIGVFVGFTICQTGMVLHWRRERSARWRAKAALNGFGALLTGVSAVVVTATKFTDGAWLVAIALPLLVLAFEAVHRAYGRISERLGLGRVPEPPHRDRSLVIVPVSHLSRLTGDALNAAVSLGDEVRAVTVTHPDEEDRRATEALRRDWQLWNPGVELVELHSPHRTVGRPVAAYVDRVHRYHPHTRVTVLIPEVEPAHIWQRLLQNQRGSVLAHAVRRDTDAVICRLRFRL; translated from the coding sequence ATGCTGATCAAGCCGATCCCCCGGGCCCCCGAACCCCCGGCCGACGAACCCCCCAGAGCCGCAGGCGCAACCGGCACCCCCGACCCCCACCGCCTCACCACCCCCCAGGGCCTCGCCGCCCTCTCCCTCGACGCCATGGCCTCCGTCGCGTACGGGCCGGAGGCCATCGTGCTGGTGCTGGCCGCGGCCGGGTCGTACGGGCTCGGGTTCACCCTCCCCGTGACACTCGCCATCGCCGCCCTGCTCGCCGTGCTCGTCGCCTCGTACCGCCAGGTCATCGCCGCGTTCCCGAACGGCGGCGGCTCGTACGCCGTGGCCCGCGCCCACCTGGGCCCCCGCACCGGCCTGGTCGCCGCGGCCTCGCTGATCCTCGACTACGTACTGAACGTCGCCGTCTCCGTCACCGCCGGCGTGGCCGCGCTGACCTCCGCCTTCCCCGGCCTCTACGACGACCGGCTCCTCATCTGCCTCGGCGTCCTCGTCCTCGTCACCGCCGTAAACCTGCGCGGCATCGTGGAGTCCGCCAAGGCCTTCCTCGTACCGACCGTCGTCTTCGTCGGGTCGATCCTGGCGATCGTCGTGGCCGGGCTGCTGCGCGACGGACCGGTCTCCACGGAGGCGGCCGACGGGCACGCCTCGGTCCTGACCGGCAACGCCACCAGCGTGGGCGCGCTGTTGCTGCTCAAGGCGTTCGCCTCCGGCTGCTCGGCGCTGACCGGCGTCGAGGCCGTCGCCAACGCCGTGCCGTCCTTCCGCGCCCCGGCAGCCAAGCGCGCCCAGCGCACCGAGGTCGCCCTCGGCGCCCTGCTCGGCGTGATGCTCATCGGGCTCTCCGTACTCATCGGGCGCTTCCACCTCCAGCCGGTCGACGGCGTCACCGTCCTCGCCCAGCTCGCGGACGCCTCCCTCGGCCACAACTGGGCGTTCTACGTCGTCCAGTTCGCCACCGTCGTCCTGCTCGCTCTCGCCGCCAACACCTCGTTCGGCGGACTGCCCGTCCTCATGTCGCTGCTCGCCCGTGACAACTACCTGCCGCACGTCTTCGGCCTGAAGGCGGACCGCCAGGTGCACCGCCACGGCGTCCTGGCACTGGCCACCGTCTCCGGCGCGCTCCTCGTCTTCTCGGGCGGCGACACCAACACCCTCGTACCGCTCTTCGCGATCGGCGTCTTCGTCGGGTTCACCATCTGCCAGACCGGCATGGTGCTGCACTGGCGGCGCGAGCGGTCCGCGCGCTGGCGCGCCAAGGCCGCGCTCAACGGGTTCGGCGCCCTGCTGACCGGGGTGAGCGCGGTCGTCGTCACCGCGACCAAGTTCACCGACGGCGCCTGGCTCGTGGCGATCGCGCTGCCGCTGCTGGTGCTGGCCTTCGAGGCGGTGCACCGGGCGTACGGCAGGATCAGCGAGCGCCTCGGCCTCGGCCGCGTCCCCGAGCCGCCGCACCGCGACCGCTCCCTGGTCATCGTGCCGGTGTCGCATCTGTCCCGGCTCACCGGCGACGCGCTGAACGCGGCCGTGTCCCTGGGCGACGAGGTACGGGCCGTCACCGTCACCCACCCCGACGAGGAGGACCGCCGGGCAACCGAGGCGCTGCGCCGCGACTGGCAGCTGTGGAACCCCGGCGTGGAACTGGTCGAACTGCACTCGCCGCACCGCACGGTGGGCCGCCCGGTCGCCGCGTACGTGGACCGCGTGCACCGCTACCACCCCCACACCCGGGTCACCGTGCTGATACCGGAGGTCGAGCCCGCCCACATCTGGCAGCGGCTGCTCCAGAACCAGCGCGGCTCGGTCCTCGCCCACGCGGTGCGGCGCGACACGGACGCGGTGATCTGCCGACTGCGGTTCCGGCTCTGA
- a CDS encoding helix-turn-helix transcriptional regulator translates to MLRIHFTGVDLARVRMAPGPDALWETILSFHRLRDRRGALVFGEWRTETRTRLNGETRLLSAVVPGRGYFPDFLTPAEGPHTIESGLEAVRETGQDRLHDELSRVAGPRGLPRWLRALAEGGSEPLDRLMCVLRSYHRAAISPYWTHIQARVDADRAARGRALLDGGADELLASLPPMMRWRAPVLEADYPVDRDVYLEGRGLLLQPSFFCRRTPVALQDPLLPPVLVYPVTHTHTPYERQSAGTAPGPSLGRLVGHTRSAVLQSIGHGCTTSELARRAGVSLASASQHAGVLREAGLLVTLRHGSAVLHTLTPLGSALLRGGQPVMAERSAPATM, encoded by the coding sequence GTGCTGCGTATTCATTTCACTGGCGTGGACCTGGCCCGGGTGCGCATGGCGCCTGGTCCGGACGCGCTGTGGGAAACGATTCTCAGCTTTCATCGATTAAGAGACCGTCGGGGCGCCCTAGTCTTCGGTGAATGGCGAACGGAAACGCGTACCCGGTTGAACGGTGAAACACGTCTGCTCTCCGCAGTGGTGCCGGGCCGCGGCTATTTCCCCGACTTTCTGACGCCCGCCGAAGGGCCGCACACCATCGAGTCAGGGCTCGAGGCCGTACGCGAGACGGGGCAGGACCGGCTGCACGACGAGCTCTCCCGGGTCGCGGGGCCCCGCGGGCTGCCCAGATGGCTGCGGGCGCTCGCCGAGGGCGGCAGCGAGCCGCTGGATCGTCTCATGTGCGTGCTGCGCAGCTACCACCGGGCCGCCATCTCGCCGTACTGGACGCACATCCAGGCCCGCGTCGACGCCGACCGGGCGGCCCGCGGCCGCGCGCTCCTGGACGGCGGGGCGGACGAACTCCTCGCCTCGCTCCCGCCGATGATGCGCTGGCGGGCGCCCGTCCTGGAGGCCGACTACCCGGTGGACCGGGACGTGTACCTGGAGGGCCGCGGGCTGCTGCTCCAGCCGTCCTTCTTCTGCCGCCGCACTCCGGTGGCGCTCCAGGACCCGCTGCTGCCGCCGGTGCTGGTCTATCCGGTGACGCACACCCACACGCCGTACGAGAGGCAGAGCGCGGGCACCGCGCCTGGCCCCTCGCTCGGCCGCCTGGTCGGGCACACCCGCTCGGCGGTGCTCCAGTCGATAGGGCACGGCTGCACGACGAGCGAACTCGCCCGCCGGGCGGGGGTGTCGCTCGCCTCGGCCAGCCAGCACGCCGGCGTCCTGCGGGAGGCCGGTCTGCTGGTGACCCTGCGGCACGGGAGCGCGGTGCTGCACACGCTGACCCCGCTGGGGTCGGCGCTGCTGCGGGGCGGACAGCCGGTGATGGCGGAACGTTCCGCCCCGGCGACGATGTAG